A single Lactuca sativa cultivar Salinas chromosome 8, Lsat_Salinas_v11, whole genome shotgun sequence DNA region contains:
- the LOC111896215 gene encoding pentatricopeptide repeat-containing protein At2g03880, mitochondrial — MKSISICNPKSISATVAFALQSLLQFHHQCHPTPLQSHSPNTLLDEFTASCYRKDLPAAMKALSFMQKHQIWADSVTYSELIKCCLARGAIQEAKLVHKHVFSNGYNPKTFLINTLMNMYSKFNLLNEAHELFDEMPERNVVSWTTMIAAFSNAKMNDKAMEFLILMIRNGIRPNMFTYSSVLGSCNGLPILKQIHCSITKAGLESDVFVRSSLIDKYSKWGELQNALTTFNEMETSDLIVWNTIIGAFAQNNNGDEALNLFKRMKKSGFMSDQATLTSVLSAVTGMALLELGRQVHVHVLKYNNQDLILGNALLDMYCKCGSMEDARFEFTKMVEKDVISWSTMINGLAQNGFNHEALKMFQTMEASGSKPNYITMVGILFACSHAGLVEKGRFYFEKMENIYGIKPGREHYGCMVDLLGRAGQLNEAFKLIHTMEPGPDVVTWRTLLSACGMHRDTGLAAYAANRVLELDPEDSGTYSLLSNIYANTQRWEDVEKVRRTMRGKNVKKEPGCSWIEVNKEIHAFIVRDDSHPEIENIMREVNCYVKRLREVGYVHDTSFVLQDVEGEQMEDPLLCHSEKLAIVYGLMVLVKGKTIRIRKNIRICGDCHLFAKLLAKMENRNIVIRDPIRYHHFQGGVCSCGDYW; from the coding sequence ATGAAATCAATCTCCATCTGCAACCCCAAATCCATATCTGCTACTGTTGCTTTTGCATTACAATCGTTGCTACAATTTCATCATCAATGCCACCCAACTCCCCTTCAATCACACTCACCGAATACACTACTTGATGAATTCACTGCCTCCTGTTATCGCAAAGACCTCCCGGCTGCCATGAAAGCTTTGTCTTTCATGCAAAAGCACCAAATTTGGGCCGATTCCGTCACATATTCTGAACTCATTAAGTGTTGTCTCGCTCGTGGCGCCATCCAAGAAGCCAAACTAGTCCATAAACACGTTTTCTCTAATGGGTACAACCCCAAAACTTTCTTGAttaatactctcatgaatatgtACTCCAAATTTAACTTATTAAACGAAGCACACgaactgttcgatgaaatgcctgagAGAAACGTAGTCTCTTGGACCACCATGATAGCTGCTTTCTCTAATGCAAAAATGAACGACAAAGCCATGGAATTCTTGATTCTTATGATAAGAAACGGAATTCGCCCCAACATGTTTACTTATTCTTCTGTTTTGGGATCCTGCAATGGCTTACCCATACTCAAGCAAATCCATTGCAGCATAACTAAAGCTGGTTTGGAATCTGACGTATTTGTCAGAAGTTCACTCATTGATAAATATTCCAAATGGGGTGAACTCCAAAACGCATTAACCACTTTCAACGAGATGGAAACAAGTGATTTAATCGTCTGGAACACAATAATCGGTGCATTCGCTCAAAACAACAATGGAGATGAAGCTTTGAATCTCTTCAAACGAATGAAGAAATCCGGATTCATGTCAGATCAAGCAACATTAACCAGTGTCTTAAGTGCTGTCACAGGGATGGCTTTATTAGAACTTGGAAGACAAGTCCATGTTCATGTCCTCAAGTACAACAACCAAGACTTGATTCTTGGAAACGCGCTTCTTGATATGTATTGCAAGTGTGGAAGCATGGAAGATGCAAGATTTGAGTTTACAAAAATGGTGGAAAAAGACGTAATCTCATGGAGCACAATGATAAATGGTCTAGCACAAAACGGTTTCAACCATGAAGCTTTAAAAATGTTTCAAACCATGGAAGCTTCCGGAAGCAAACCTAACTACATAACAATGGTTGGAATCCTATTTGCTTGTAGCCATGCGGGATTAGTAGAAAAGGGTcgattttactttgaaaaaatgGAAAATATTTATGGGATTAAACCGGGAAGAGAGCATTATGGTTGCATGGTTGACCTACTTGGAAGAGCCGGTCAACTCAATGAGGCTTTCAAATTGATCCACACCATGGAGCCGGGACCCGATGTGGTGACGTGGCGGACTCTGCTCAGTGCATGTGGGATGCACCGGGACACAGGGTTAGCCGCGTATGCGGCTAACCGAGTCCTGGAACTTGACCCTGAGGATTCGGGTACGTATAGTTTGCTATCAAACATATACGCGAATACTCAAAGGTGGGAAGATGTGGAAAAGGTGAGGAGAACAATGAGGGGTAAAAACGTAAAAAAGGAACCCGGGTGTAGTTGGATTGAAGTGAATAAAGAGATTCATGCGTTTATAGTGAGGGATGATTCGCATCCGGAGATAGAAAATATTATGAGAGAGGTGAATTGTTATGTTAAGAGGTTAAGAGAAGTGGGATATGTTCATGATACGAGTTTTGTGTTGCAAGATGTTGAAGGGGAACAAATGGAAGATCCTTTGTTGTGTCATAGTGAAAAGTTGGCGATTGTTTATGGTTTAATGGTTTTGGTTAAGGGAAAGACTATTAGGATTAGGAAAAATATTAGGATTTGTGGAGATTGTCATCTTTTTGCTAAACTTTTGGCGAAAATGGAGAATAGGAATATAGTTATTAGAGATCCTATTCGTTATCATCACTTTCAAGGAGGAGTTTGCTCTTGTGGGGATTATTGGTAG